A region from the Benincasa hispida cultivar B227 chromosome 8, ASM972705v1, whole genome shotgun sequence genome encodes:
- the LOC120083561 gene encoding transcription termination factor MTERF4, chloroplastic, producing MATMASFFFPIPTINGCTKSSPLVPLHRFNLPQPPSFFPLTFCPFPSRFPFLLTSSHFVRFASTSSDALPFSDGPPEEDPLHSLAEARLAVSEYLQRFGVSEDESVSIASNSPRFLKMLVDGVRELDETSMWVSWSKEGGEQPLVDDFGFKEKVGLMAMEKGDHGKVAFLESVGMNLSSAMNVARYLSGEMLPSLIYKVKYMKGLFFSGSGDGEVIGKNARRMMTNLSIPPDDDVQQTLSFFEKIEARRGGLDMLCSNEESFRLLLESFPHMLFLSVESHVKPVVEFLENIGIPKERTRSMFLLFPPIIFFDTEVLKSRILAFEEVGIEATTVGKLLLKYPWITANCIQGNLKQIVSFLELEKVPNASIINAISSWPLILGSSTSKLQLMVDRFGGLGVQSKKLGQVIATSPQILLQKPQEFLQVVSYLEELGFDKGSVGRIITRCPEISATSVEKTLKRKIEFLISIGVSKTHLPRAIRKYPELLVSDPDKTLLPRIRYLRQRGFSERDIAFMVGRFSPVLGYSIEEVLRPKLDFLVNIMEKSIKEVVDYPRYFSYSLEKKIVPRFRVLKGINVECSLKDMLGKNDEEFAVQFMGYKGTEH from the exons CCTCACCTCTTCCCATTTCGTTCGTTTCGCCTCTACTTCCTCCGATGCTCTTCCCTTTTCCGATGGCCCTCCAGAAGAAGACCCACTTCATTCTTTGGCCGAAGCCCGGCTCGCCGTTTCCGAGTATCTACAGCGTTTCGGGGTTTCGGAGGACGAATCTGTCTCCATCGCCTCCAATTCCCCTCGTTTCTTGAAGATGCTCGTTGATGGAGTTCGGGAATTGGACGAGACATCCATGTGGGTTTCCTGGAGTAAGGAAGGAGGAGAACAGCCGTTGGTTGATGATTTTGGGTTTAAGGAAAAGGTGGGTTTGATGGCCATGGAGAAAGGTGACCATGGGAAGGTTGCTTTTTTGGAAAGCGTCGGTATGAATCTTTCTTCAGCTATGAATGTTGCTCGCTACCTCTCTGGAGAGATGCTTCCATCTCTCATTTATAAG GTAAAATATATGAAGGGACTCTTCTTTTCTGGCAGCGGTGATGGAGAAGTCATAGGAAAAAATGCTCGTCGGATGATGACCAACTTATCAATTCCTCCTGATGATGATGTGCAGCAGACTTTGTCCTTTTTTGAGAAG ATTGAAGCCAGGCGTGGAGGCCTAGACATGTTGTGTTCAAATGAAGAATCCTTTCGCCTCTTACTTGAATCATTTCCTCACATGCTTTTTTTGTCAGTAGAATCCCATGTAAAGCCAGTGGTAGAATTTCTTGAAAACATTGGCATCCCTAAGGAACGCACGAGGAGTATGTTTCTGCTATTTCCACCCATCATTTTCTTCGATACTGAAGTCCTCAAATCAAGGATACTAGCTTTTGAGGAG GTTGGCATAGAAGCGACGACAGTTGGTAAATTGTTACTTAAATATCCATGGATTACAGCCAATTGCATCCAAGGCAACCTTAAACAGATTGTTTCTTTCCTTGAATTGGAGAAG GTACCAAATGCAAGCATTATCAATGCAATCAGCAGTTGGCCACTGATTTTAGGAAGCTCAACTAGTAAATTGCAATTGATGGTGGACAGGTTTGGTGGGCTAGGTGTTCAAAGCAAGAAGTTGGGTCAGGTGATAGCCACAAGTCCTCAGATATTACTTCAAAAACCTCAAGAATTTCTTCAG GTCGTTTCATATTTGGAAGAGTTAGGGTTCGACAAAGGAAGTGTTGGTAGAATAATTACTCGTTGTCCAGAAATATCTGCAACTAGTGTTGAGAAAACGCTAAAGAGGAAGATTGAATTTCTCATCAGTATTGGAGTTTCTAAGACTCATCTACCTCGTGCAATTAGAAAATATCCAGAGCTTCTCGTGTCTGACCCTGACAAAACTTTACTCCCGCG TATAAGGTACCTGAGGCAGAGAGGGTTCTCAGAGAGGGATATTGCCTTCATGGTTGGTAGATTCTCTCCTGTACTGGGGTATAGTATAGAGGAGGTATTGAGACCCAAACTAGATTTCCTTGTAAATATCATGGAGAAGTCAATAAAGGAAGTGGTCGACTATCCAAGGTACTTCAGTTATTCGTTGGAAAAGAAGATAGTTCCAAGGTTCCGTGTGTTGAAGGGGATAAATGTAGAATGTAGTTTAAAGGATATGTTGGGTAAAAATGATGAGGAGTTTGCTGTTCAGTTTATGGGCTACAAAGGAACAGAACATTAG